gcccaacctaccctgcTAAGGATAttggggtgctcaacctacccctgtTAGGCATACCGGAGTGCCCAACCTACCCTTGTCAGACATACCGGGGTGTCTGACTTacccctgtcaggcatatctgggtgcccgacctacccaccAGGTTATCTTAACCGGttacgaggactatttcacccctaccactaccatataataacatatcataaacatacttcTAGGCATATATGGGTACTGtctaccccttcagtctcttttaaccggtaaccggggactatttcacccctcttaccactatcacataatttcatagcatcctagcacataaagcataacagatagtggcataccatacaattatcacaaagacaaatcatctcaactataatcaactactagtgggccgacattgattCCTTCGACCCACCCACTTCTACTGGACGATAACTCACATTGCAAAGCTAAGTGTCGAATCTCACAACAATGAATCCCCAACGACTGCTCCAACGATTCCTGACTATCATTATCATaacaacacttagtcaaaatccataatactccttagggtaaaatagttattttaccCCCTAGTCTAATTTGGACCATATCCAAAGCCCAAATCCATTTTATctttccaagcccactaatggcctaattttctaaattaggcccaactcctcaaatgggccttTCCCAAATCCAAAATATGTCCTTGACTTAATAACTAATTCCTCATGGCCCACAAAGGCCCAAAAGCTAAAGGGTCCAAAgtttggcccaaaccgaggcccaaaagTCATGAAGTCCAACTtagtgagtacgcagggcgtactcctcggtacgctaagcgtacaagctGTATGGCTTGTACGCTATACGAACTGActtatacgcccaacgtactaccctGTTAAGCCATATTCCTTAAAAGTGCTTAATCCTTCAAGACCTTACGTCCAAATTACAAATCTGAGTCCAATAACATGTCTTAACTCATAAATtcgattacttggtggcttgcaacccaccaaatgagcCCAAATTCGGAATATAACCactaacttccatggaaatgtccaaaactcatgcatggtcacaaAAGGACCATAAAGATCGAAAGTGTATTGCTTATGGGACTCATATatcactaagggtggcaacccgaGGCCTAGAAACGAATTtaagtcataaagatccatttttgggactaaaaaggtccaaaacatcactacactagatctaagcatacttgAGGAAGGTTGTGAAATTTATACCTTCAAAAAGTCCCAAATGATGATGTTATCCCGGATCtatgagctcaagatactcaagttccTCTTTACtatcttctccttccttctttcaAGCTTCTAAGCTCTAAAACAAGCTTCACAAGTCCAAACACACACAAGAATGAGAAAATGGAGGCTATCTAGGGTTTTTGAGGATGAGGGGATGATAAAGAGGCTATGGTTGGAGTCATAATGTTGTATTTATAtcacttaaaccctaaaaattagggtttggagtctACTTGCATACGCTGCACGTACACCTTGGTACGCTGTGTGTACGtacctccctccctccctcccccccccccccccccccccccccccccccgcatcCATTGAAGCTCTACGCCCTGCGTACGCCaagcttacgcccaacgtacgtcttcGGGTAGCCCAATCCTATCGGCCCGCATGCTTAAGCCTACTCAATAATCCATTACTTATTTCATGGTCCAAACAAATAAATTGcaattattttaaaatgaatattacctcaaatgacAGACGTTACAACTTCCATtgcggtttttatgaaaaacaaacttatattttgtatcaaaacctaTCACAATCTTCCTAATATATACCAAATCCTTTCTTCCGAAGAAGTTAACCAACTATAGTGAAACCTTTTCCTTGGAACATTTCCTTAAGCTCGCACATTATCTCATATGCATCAAGATTCTCATAAACCATTTGAAGGTCAATGTTCATGCTCATGATAAATGATATATTAAACTACTTATCAAATCTCTTTAACTATTTATTTTGATTTGCTACAGATCAGTCGTCAAGAGATGTCTTTGGAAGTAAAGCATCAATGATGTATAACATATTTTCGTTATTGAGAACAATTTTCAAGTTACGATACCCATCGTTGAAGTTTGTGGCATGAGTTTGTACTTCTCAAGACGAGATCAAAATGACAAGTTAGTAATGAATCCATTAATCATTTGCTTGCCACACCCAAACCATTTTTTTACTCATCGATCATACCAAATTGTTTAGGAGCGAGTTGTACCCAAGCCAAAGAGTTGTACCCAAGCCAAATACTGGGGATGTAATTGAGTCGAGCGAACTTGTGAAATACTCGAGACCGACTCAAAAAATACTTGAGATCGACTAGATTGGAGTTGTGTCGAGATACTCAAGTATATTATTGAGTCGAGCTCGAGTACCGAAATACTCAGCTCATGAAGCTCGCGAGCTTAATCAAGCTTAATTATATTTACATGCTTATCTTTAAGTTTATTCATATTTTACATATCCGAGCATAACGAATCGAGCTCCCAAACTTAATCGTATTTATATTGAAATTTaatgtatttttttaataattagtaGAGTCAAGCCGAGTCAAACTTGAAAGTGTCGTCTACTTTATTGATCCCGAACTTTTAAAGACCCGAGTCGAATGTTTTACTCAAGTCGAATTTCGAGTTTGACAATATTAGACTTGGCTCGGCATGATTACAACTTACACCCACTTTAGAAAATGGTCTTTTATTTGTTAAAAAAGGGACACTTCTTTCTGCTTTGGCTGGTTCTAAATGTGTATGTGATACTTTGATATCAATTTGCATTCCTAGGCATTGACATATTGCctatttttatcattataaatACATATcgattatattattttagtttcATAAGATTCCTATTCTATTATATACGATACTTTAGATATTTATAGTTAattaaacaaatttaaaaaactacttatTAAATTAAACGTAGTAGTTTTAGTATATATAGATAGGTGTTTTTAATAGGCAATTGtcattaaatcatatattttgTTGTTCTCAAAAGAATACATCTGATTTAAcatatatttttaacaaaaagaCTTAAAGTTTCCTTCAATAAGAAAATGCGTGGACCATAATACTtggtaaaatattaattaataaatcttctaaaaagatttatttaaacaaagaaaaataatatcttcatattataattattttaagagAAAGTAAGATTCAATATTAGGCTTGGTACATAAAATATACTCAATCATGGGTCATATGCCTCCTATTCATCATCAATCCACACCAATTGCCCTAAAGTTTCTTGGACAATCTCCAAGGGGTATCTAATTCTCCTTTTGTCTTTTACAACACAAACACATAGTGCTAGGTGAAGTGCGTGTCCCACAACCCTACCCAAGTACAAAACTACAATATTTTGGCTGGCTAATAAACAGTAAAAAACATttgtaaaaactaaaaatttggtTGGGTGGTAAAGCTATATATGCTTGTAGTAACCATTACCACTTCCCAAAATTGCATTCTTTTCAAATATTACCCATTCATCATCATTACCACTGACACATATTTCAGTATTTCTAACAACCGTATGTATAATAAATAACATAACAATTTGGTTTTCGGTGTTTCATACCACAAGACATTCATAAAGTTTACTAGGTATATGCACCCATCTTTATTCTTGACCATATGACAATGATAGTAGCAACCTCTATAAGTCCCACCAACCCTTTAACCATAGGCCGACGCACACATCCAAATTCTAAATCAAGACTTGTAAGAGACAACCCACTATCATTTCTACATACCCTCAACCATAATTCAACACCCACCTAATTTATTGCATCAAAACGTAAAATCTTGAAATACCCTTGAAAAATCAAGAATCCCTACCCCCAACAATACCCACCTACCCACCCACCAAAGTTTCTTTCTTTCAACCTAAACTCTAGACTATGCATACTTAAAGTTCCTTTCTTGCAGGAGATCCCTTCGGCTTTTGAAGCTCAAATGCCCAAAAGATGAATCTTGAATATTTCAAGATTTAATCTTCAAGTCTTATTGATATATAGTAGTTATATATGAAGATTACCATGTTTCTTGGCTCAAATACCCTTTGAAACATCAAGCCAGAGGCTATAACACCCACCCACACAAGTTTCTTTATTTGGAGTTTGGACATCATTTACCAACACCCTAAACTCTAACCGATGCATACTAAAGTTGCTTTCTTGGAACCCTGTACCTTGATCCCGACCCACGAAGGATCAAATGCCCAAAAGATGAATAATATtgaatatttcaagatgaagttttGTGAAGGCTACTTTGACATTTATGAAAAGATAGGCTACAAGATGAGCATAAAGTTGAAATTACATGGATATTGTGATCTTACATGGTTCAGGATCCTATCGTCTGCAGGTCATGTCATGCAAACGCAGCCTGTTCTCAACGTTTCAGATCCCTAATTTACACTTTTAGACCCTCTACTTACCTTTATTCCAATTTTTTTGCCTTTCTTTCGTTTCGCATCTTTTTTTCTATCAGCCAGCTCATTCATGTCATTCAATACAACTCTCATCACCAACCAATTTCACAAACCCCaaaccatctctctctctctctctctctctctctctctctctctctctcgtataCACCCACGCACACACTAAATAAACGCACAAAAACCCTTTCGGTTTCTCTCTCTTTGAGCCCTATTCAACGTTTCTCCATCAGATCTCTCTCTCATGGAGATGCGTGTTTGTTAAAGATTCTTGGCTTCCTCTGTTCTTCTCCTCTTCTGGGTCTCTTATATATCTTTGTCTTTCTCACAAACAGTTGATACAGAAAAGGGTACGTCGCGGTTACATAAAAAGTCTTCGTGAGTGTATCCGGAGAAGTGATAAGATACCAATTTAATTATCTTatattcttctttttcttttgtctGTGAGTTTTCGAGTTTGATTGTTATCTTTATAAAGTTAAAATCTTTGTCAAAGAAAGAGAGAGATATGGCGAATGGTGTTGAGGAGATGGATAGGGAGAGTGTGGTGAATGGTTTGACAATGTTTAGCGATGAAGAGGTGAGGGAGATAAGTGGGTTCAAGCGTGGCGGCGATGATTACGTTGAGGTCACGTGCGGGTGCACGAGCCATCGCTACGGCGATGCCGTCGGAACGCTTAGGGTTTTCACCAGCGGTGATCTCGAAATCAGCTGCGAATGTACCCCTGGTTGTGAAGAAGGTCacccctttttttttttctttctttatctCTTCACCCACTTGCATGTTAATGTGATTGTGTGTATTATATGAGTTCTCTTGGAGGTGGTGTATAATGTCACTCTGTGGTCGTGAATTTTTGACTCCCCCGAAACCAATACTTCCTTCTCATCACATGTCTCCATGAATTTCCACCATTTTTTTGGTTGAAGTTTTCATACACGTTAAGTGTATGATGATATGACTCAATGAAAATTGGGTCTTTGTTATATGGCTTTTCATGGTGTTCTATACGTTTATCTTTGCCTGTTATTGTCTGTTACACAAATCAAACCttatcttctttcttctttctttatCTTTACACTCATTCCATAGTTTTTTGGTGTCTTGTTGGTTGATCTTTCTTACTGTGATGTTATGATAATGACCTTTGTTTTCTCTTCTTTAACAATTGAACTCCTTTCACTGCAGAGTTCTGTTATTCACTTTACACAAGTGACATGTTTACATGATCATGTTTATATGATTTTATTCAGAGTAATTTTGTTTAAATACATAAATATGCTGCATTCACATGTTCAATGGTCATGTTTTGCCTCTACCTATGACAGCATGTGGTCTCTATCATCCCatataatgattatatgatgattAATACCAGTGAGGAGGTGTAATAAGTAAATAACATATTTGTGAGCCCTTATATGTCTTAAGGTGTATTATACAAATAACTTCCATAATGTTTTTAAGTTTATCATGAGGTTATTGAGCTGGTTTTATAATTTGGGCTTGATGTATCAAGTTGCAGATTGCCAATAACTTTCACCATTGTTTTAAGTTGATGTTAGTTTACAACTTTCTGCTTAATACTAATCTAGATTTATCTGCATGAATCCAATTGTTTGATTTACTTTACCTTTATATGGTAAATGCTAATTGAGATCTGTGTTATCTATAATTAGTATGCAAATCCTAAGGTTTTATTCACTTTGTTCCTTTACCATTTTGGTTTTATGGGGTCCAATTTGTATTTGATGGTGAAGATAAATAGAAACGTATCTGCTTTTCAAGTTTTAATGCCCAAAAGGCGAATCTTGAATATTTCAAtctttaatttttgaaaacttttctgaTAATCATGACACTAGATTCCTATGAAACACCATCAAGTTGTAGTTTACAGGGTTGAGTATCTGCTATACTTTATCCAACTTTTGGTCTGACAAAGAGGGCATCTCATAAAAGAATCCCTCTTTTAACATCCAGTATTTCTGCTTTCTTTTGTATTTATAGAATAAAGAAAATTGCATCTAGTTTTTGTGTTTAAAAtactataattgggtagatttttcaaagcacAATGCCTCAATAAGAAAAAAACTGAGTAAGTAGAATACGGTGATAGACAAATagttgaaagtacattgctatttctagCATTTAGccatttttgacattttttaaaTATACCATATACTAAAATATTTGTTGTCATTAATCATTACTTCCCCCTAAAACCCAAACTGAATCTAGTTTGtaaagggttaaatgcaagaattagCAATGTACTTCCGTTGATTAGTTTGCTTATTATAGCttcttactttcatttctttttatttaaGCATTGCACTTTGAAACAATTTAAGAAATATTGTTTAAATATAAAGCAATATTTAATCCTATAACTTGATAGATTTTTCAAGTATATAAGAAAAAGGGGGTGAAAGTATGAAGCTATAAACATCTacgaaatagcaatgtactttcattgatttgtttatcatagcatcctactttcatttcttcctattataaaaaaatctacccaattatacaTAAATCTTGATGGGTTTTATTGATTAaaataattgttaattaattttcaGACAAGTTAACACCAGCTGCATTTGAGAAGCATTCTGGAAGAGAAACCTCAAGGAAATGGAAGAACAAtgtttgggtgattgttgatggAGAGAAAGTTCCATTGTCAAAAACCTCACTTTTGAAGTATTACAATCGGGCTTTGAGCAACGGGTCGACCCGTTCCCAAGCGGGTCGGGTTTGTCATCGGGACGAGTTTCTTCGGTGCACACAGTGCAATAAGCATAGAAGGTTCCGCCTTCGAACAACCGAAGAGTGTCGCACTTATCATGATGCTTTTATAAACATCGATTGGAAGTGTTCCGATCTGCCTTATGACAAGTATGTGATTTTCCAACAACTCCTGATACTGGTATTGGTACTGATACTGATactgtttgttgtttttttttttttagaataacgtgtgatgatgatgaggaaAGAGCGAGCCGAAGGGTGTATAGAGGGTGTGTGAGGTCTCCAACGTGCAGAGGGTGCACAtcgtgtgtgtgttttggttgtGGGAATTGTCGCTTCTCAGATTGTGGATGTCAGACATGCATTGACTTCACTAGGAATGTGAAAGCTTAAGGAAAAGCTACTTGATCGTTATTTTAATATGTTTTGGTACTTTTAATTTGTTCCCTTCATTATAAATCTCATGAAAAACATCTTGTTCTTGGTTTTAAAATTATGCATATGGATTATTTGTTATCGTCTCATGTTTTGTTGATCTTTAAATGTAGAGGGCAAAATTTAGATTTACGGGTTTGGTTTTTTGGTTGATTGACTTGATACGAGTGGTTTTTAAGCATTCATAAATTTAACATTTAAACGATTATATTAGATAAAATATTTGTTCTAGAACAAGAGCATATAGTAATTGTTTTTCACCTTCAGCACTTGAAACGTTGAAGTTTGTGCAATTGTCTAGTTGTACTTACAAAGTGTTATTTAACTTTCTTGGTATAATGTCCAAATCTCTGCAACTTGTCTCAAATATTGTaaactttaattttttat
The genomic region above belongs to Lactuca sativa cultivar Salinas chromosome 4, Lsat_Salinas_v11, whole genome shotgun sequence and contains:
- the LOC111899687 gene encoding protein ULTRAPETALA 1, which translates into the protein MANGVEEMDRESVVNGLTMFSDEEVREISGFKRGGDDYVEVTCGCTSHRYGDAVGTLRVFTSGDLEISCECTPGCEEDKLTPAAFEKHSGRETSRKWKNNVWVIVDGEKVPLSKTSLLKYYNRALSNGSTRSQAGRVCHRDEFLRCTQCNKHRRFRLRTTEECRTYHDAFINIDWKCSDLPYDKITCDDDEERASRRVYRGCVRSPTCRGCTSCVCFGCGNCRFSDCGCQTCIDFTRNVKA